A part of Mycolicibacterium sp. TUM20985 genomic DNA contains:
- a CDS encoding F0F1 ATP synthase subunit B/delta, whose protein sequence is MSTFIGQLIGFALIVYILWRFVVPPVKTMMQKQQDAVRTALAESAEAEKKLAEADAMHAKALEEAEREASKVTEEARHDSERIASQLQEQAGVEAERLKAQGAQQVQLMRQQLIRQLRQGLGQESVGKADELVRAHVADPAAQAATVDRFLDELDDMAPSSATVETGASARFRAASREAFATLSGEFDDVAGDLDSSGLTTLADELASVVSVLIAEPSLTKNLAKPSDDHDAKVRLVDRLFGGKVDDHTLKLLRAAASQRWSAEADLVAGVEHTARLALLKRAELDDEVDAVEDQLFRFGRVLDAEPRLSAALGDYTTPASGRVELLNKVIEGSGVTGTAAALLSQTISQLRGERADEAVVDLAELAVARRGELVAHVSAAADLSDAQRTRLVEVLTRIYGHPVSVQLNVASELLGGLAITVGDEVIDGSIASRLAAAQTQLPD, encoded by the coding sequence ATGTCGACATTCATCGGTCAGCTGATCGGGTTCGCGCTCATCGTCTACATCCTGTGGCGCTTCGTCGTGCCGCCGGTGAAGACGATGATGCAGAAGCAGCAGGACGCGGTGCGCACGGCGCTCGCCGAAAGTGCCGAAGCGGAGAAGAAACTCGCCGAAGCGGACGCCATGCACGCGAAGGCGCTCGAAGAGGCGGAACGGGAAGCCTCGAAGGTCACCGAGGAGGCGCGGCACGATTCCGAGCGCATCGCCAGCCAATTGCAGGAGCAGGCGGGCGTCGAAGCCGAACGCCTCAAGGCTCAAGGTGCGCAGCAGGTTCAGCTCATGCGGCAGCAACTGATCCGGCAGCTGCGGCAGGGTCTCGGACAGGAGTCGGTCGGCAAGGCCGACGAGCTGGTGCGTGCCCACGTGGCCGATCCGGCCGCACAGGCCGCCACAGTGGATCGCTTCCTCGACGAGCTTGACGACATGGCCCCGTCGAGCGCGACGGTCGAGACCGGCGCGTCGGCACGGTTCCGCGCTGCCAGCCGTGAGGCGTTCGCCACGCTCAGCGGCGAATTCGACGACGTGGCAGGTGATCTCGACTCGTCGGGTTTGACCACGCTCGCCGACGAACTCGCTTCGGTGGTATCGGTGCTCATCGCCGAGCCCAGCCTCACCAAGAATCTCGCCAAGCCCAGCGACGATCACGATGCCAAGGTCCGCCTCGTCGATCGGCTCTTCGGCGGCAAGGTGGACGATCACACGCTGAAGCTGCTGCGCGCCGCGGCATCCCAGCGGTGGTCCGCGGAGGCCGATCTGGTCGCCGGGGTCGAGCACACCGCACGTCTTGCCCTTCTGAAGCGTGCCGAGCTCGACGATGAGGTCGACGCCGTCGAGGACCAGCTCTTCCGCTTCGGTCGCGTCCTCGACGCCGAACCGCGCCTGTCCGCTGCACTCGGTGACTACACGACGCCGGCGAGCGGCCGAGTCGAGTTGCTGAACAAGGTCATCGAGGGTTCCGGTGTCACGGGGACCGCGGCTGCTCTGCTGTCACAGACGATCAGCCAGCTTCGCGGCGAACGGGCCGACGAGGCGGTCGTCGATTTGGCCGAACTCGCAGTGGCCCGTCGCGGCGAGCTCGTCGCGCACGTCAGCGCGGCCGCAGACCTCTCGGACGCCCAGCGCACCCGACTGGTCGAGGTGTTGACCCGGATCTACGGACATCCCGTGTCCGTTCAGCTCAACGTCGCGTCCGAACTGCTCGGCGGTCTCGCAATCACCGTCGGCGACGAGGTGATCGACGGCTCCATCGCGTCGCGCCTGGCCGCTGCGCAGACCCAGCTGCCCGACTGA